From a single Lewinella sp. LCG006 genomic region:
- the apaG gene encoding Co2+/Mg2+ efflux protein ApaG, whose protein sequence is MESLLANGIRVSVYARYQAAYSKPTEDQYVFSYHIVIENCRKDTVQLLYRHWVITNSMGEIQEVEGDGVIGLQPVLEPGEVHSYDSWCPLSSPLGSMEGRYLMVSTETGEEFYAQVPRFQLESTVMMN, encoded by the coding sequence ATGGAATCTCTCCTCGCTAATGGTATTCGTGTGAGTGTTTATGCCCGTTATCAGGCAGCATACTCCAAGCCCACCGAAGACCAATACGTTTTCTCCTACCACATTGTCATTGAAAACTGTAGGAAAGATACCGTACAGTTGCTCTACCGCCATTGGGTGATCACCAATTCCATGGGCGAAATACAGGAGGTAGAAGGCGATGGCGTCATCGGCCTACAACCCGTGCTGGAACCGGGCGAGGTGCATAGCTACGACTCGTGGTGCCCACTGTCTAGCCCACTAGGTTCGATGGAAGGCCGCTACCTCATGGTGAGTACTGAGACGGGTGAGGAGTTTTACGCCCAGGTGCCGCGCTTTCAATTGGAGTCGACGGTGATGATGAATTGA
- the gmk gene encoding guanylate kinase — protein sequence MSKLLIFTAPSGAGKTTIVHHLLETFPELSFSISATTRRQRPHERDGYDYHFITKEEFVKTIDSGGFVEWEEVYENLYYGTLHSEVDRLWAEGKHIIFDIEVKGATNIKKAYPEESLVVFVKPPSEEILFSRLRERNTESAESLAKRIARAAEELAYEHSFDYVLLNDDLATALAEAEQVTRDFLNL from the coding sequence ATGTCTAAGCTGCTCATTTTCACGGCTCCTTCCGGGGCAGGCAAAACCACGATCGTTCATCATTTATTGGAGACCTTTCCGGAGCTGTCTTTTTCTATTTCAGCGACTACCCGCAGGCAACGCCCTCACGAAAGGGATGGCTACGATTATCATTTCATCACCAAGGAGGAATTTGTAAAGACGATCGACTCCGGTGGTTTTGTGGAGTGGGAAGAGGTTTACGAAAACCTTTATTATGGTACCCTCCACAGTGAAGTTGATCGCTTGTGGGCAGAAGGTAAACACATCATCTTCGACATCGAAGTGAAAGGTGCTACCAACATCAAAAAGGCCTATCCGGAAGAATCGCTGGTTGTTTTTGTGAAACCTCCCAGCGAAGAGATTTTGTTTTCCCGTTTGCGGGAACGCAATACCGAAAGTGCCGAGAGTCTGGCCAAACGTATTGCCCGTGCCGCGGAAGAGCTGGCCTACGAGCATAGTTTCGACTACGTCTTACTCAATGATGACCTGGCAACGGCACTGGCCGAAGCGGAACAAGTCACCAGGGATTTCTTAAACTTGTAA
- a CDS encoding YicC/YloC family endoribonuclease, translated as MLLSMTGYGRATNNWEDKTILVEIRSLNSKYTDLRLRCSQNLREKEAELRKMVTDFAHRGKLEMSIDITSHLGDDQFGLNIPLFKKYFTALRELSSEFDYEDKTLMSAILRLPNVAASSDGEMSKEEWKAITDTINDALAKFQAFRQQEGAATAKDLSERVNIISSLLEQVNPHEQDRIDAIRDRLYRSLDDKMGKDRIDESRYEQEVLFYLEKMDINEEKMRLAQHCDYFMEVLNNKTEAKGRKLSFISQEIGREINTLGAKAYSSDIQRLVVGMKDELEKIKEQTANIV; from the coding sequence ATGCTATTATCCATGACGGGCTACGGGCGAGCTACCAACAATTGGGAAGATAAAACCATCTTGGTAGAGATCCGGTCTCTGAACAGTAAGTACACCGACTTGCGCCTGAGGTGCTCCCAAAACCTAAGGGAAAAGGAAGCAGAACTGCGTAAGATGGTTACTGATTTTGCCCATCGTGGCAAATTGGAAATGTCGATCGACATTACCTCCCACCTCGGAGATGATCAGTTTGGGCTTAATATCCCGCTGTTTAAAAAGTATTTTACGGCACTCCGGGAGCTATCATCGGAATTCGACTACGAGGACAAGACGCTCATGAGTGCGATCCTGCGCCTGCCCAATGTGGCCGCTTCTTCCGATGGCGAAATGTCGAAAGAGGAATGGAAGGCCATTACAGACACCATTAATGACGCGTTGGCCAAATTCCAGGCTTTCCGCCAACAAGAAGGTGCTGCTACGGCTAAAGACCTCTCCGAACGTGTAAATATTATTAGCTCGCTACTGGAGCAGGTAAACCCTCATGAACAAGACCGCATCGACGCCATCCGCGACCGCCTCTATCGCAGCCTTGATGACAAAATGGGGAAAGACCGCATCGACGAAAGTCGTTACGAACAGGAAGTCCTCTTTTACCTCGAAAAAATGGACATCAACGAAGAAAAGATGCGCCTTGCTCAGCACTGCGACTATTTCATGGAAGTCTTGAACAACAAAACCGAGGCCAAAGGCCGCAAGCTCAGCTTCATCAGCCAGGAGATTGGACGCGAGATCAACACGCTCGGAGCCAAAGCCTACTCTTCAGATATCCAGCGCCTGGTGGTAGGAATGAAGGATGAGTTGGAAAAAATCAAAGAACAAACGGCTAATATCGTTTAA
- a CDS encoding HU family DNA-binding protein, translated as MRKADLVAAIAEKTGVQKVDVLVTLESFFKEVKGSLADGENVYIRGFGSFVIKKRAQKVGRHIKENKAIVIPEHFIPSFKPAKVFVEQVKDNVTSSPDEEDND; from the coding sequence ATGAGAAAAGCTGATCTAGTAGCAGCTATAGCTGAAAAGACGGGCGTACAAAAAGTTGATGTACTGGTTACCCTGGAATCATTCTTTAAAGAAGTGAAAGGGTCACTTGCAGACGGAGAAAATGTATATATTCGCGGCTTCGGTTCTTTTGTTATAAAGAAGCGCGCCCAAAAAGTTGGTCGCCATATCAAAGAAAACAAGGCGATTGTTATCCCTGAGCACTTTATTCCATCCTTCAAACCTGCAAAGGTTTTTGTGGAGCAAGTGAAAGATAATGTAACGAGTTCTCCTGATGAGGAGGATAACGATTAA
- a CDS encoding tetratricopeptide repeat protein, producing the protein MTNLQYTVIGGALLLFLVLYFGCETKPPGQQQVEQTRMLQSEATDVNILIREAHDELPADQMSTIQALQQELALADSDSLKVEVLKQLSGRWYENEYPAIAGHYAQEIAELEGSEKAWSIAGTTYAICVQRAESDKVRTFCNQRAIRAFENAISLDPSNVTNQVNLALTYTEVPPPNEPMKGILMLRELEQSFPESPLVLTSLARLAIKTGQFERAIQRLNQALELENDNLNAICLLAQAYAGAGDQAQAQAYDERCRNNAK; encoded by the coding sequence ATGACTAACTTACAGTATACTGTTATCGGTGGCGCCTTGTTGCTGTTCCTTGTACTGTATTTTGGTTGTGAGACAAAGCCACCGGGCCAGCAGCAGGTTGAACAGACCCGCATGCTGCAATCGGAAGCTACCGATGTAAACATTTTGATCCGCGAAGCCCACGATGAACTCCCCGCAGATCAAATGAGTACCATTCAAGCCTTACAGCAAGAATTGGCTTTAGCTGATAGCGATTCTCTAAAAGTAGAGGTGCTAAAACAGCTTTCCGGTCGTTGGTACGAAAACGAATACCCTGCAATTGCCGGGCACTATGCCCAAGAGATTGCGGAATTGGAAGGATCAGAGAAAGCATGGTCCATTGCTGGAACGACGTACGCAATTTGTGTGCAGCGTGCCGAGTCGGACAAAGTGCGAACTTTTTGTAATCAACGGGCTATCCGTGCATTTGAAAATGCCATATCCCTTGACCCTAGTAATGTCACCAACCAGGTCAACCTGGCACTGACTTACACAGAAGTTCCTCCTCCGAATGAACCAATGAAGGGTATTCTGATGTTAAGAGAGTTAGAACAATCCTTCCCGGAAAGTCCTCTCGTGTTAACATCACTGGCCCGTCTGGCCATCAAAACCGGTCAATTTGAACGGGCGATCCAACGCCTGAATCAAGCACTGGAGCTGGAAAATGACAATTTGAATGCTATTTGCCTGTTAGCGCAAGCTTATGCAGGTGCAGGCGACCAAGCGCAAGCGCAAGCTTACGACGAACGTTGCCGAAATAATGCAAAATAA
- a CDS encoding Rne/Rng family ribonuclease, whose product MNKELIINSSPTEVEIALLEDGKLVELHNQKTNENFAVGDIFLGRIKRLMPALNAAFVDIGHKKDAFLHYTDLGPKLPSLQKYTNGSIKGSINTHRLENFAFAPEIIKTGKIDKVLGKKDDILVQILKEPISTKGPRLSCEITIPGRYLVISPFAEVIAVSKKIGSAEERKRLHLLVESIRPKNFGVIVRTAAEGKKVIDLHEEMSMLMEKWEDIQKQLKGATPPVKLLSELDKTTSILRDLLTDSFNRIVVNDKQLYNNVKTFLGGIAPDKVKIVQQHRNSKPIFDVYGVTKQIKSSFGKTATMSSGAYIVIEHTEAMHVVDVNSGHKMRNANQGEAVLKVNMEAAEEIARQLRLRDIGGIIIIDFIDMRNADHRKDLLQAMRKHMKKDRAQHTILALSKFGLMQITRQRVRPEVNISTSEACPTCKGTGKVNATILLEDEVERDLNFIMQSRPKAKLTLVAHPFVVAYLKKGFFKSIQFKWWREHQRWIKIVEDKDYGFNTYKFFDVNDDEIRLQQ is encoded by the coding sequence TTGAACAAGGAACTGATCATCAATTCCTCGCCTACCGAGGTTGAGATAGCGCTCTTGGAAGATGGTAAACTGGTAGAATTACATAACCAGAAAACCAATGAAAATTTTGCCGTTGGCGACATTTTCCTCGGGCGCATCAAGCGATTGATGCCTGCACTGAACGCTGCTTTTGTGGACATTGGCCACAAAAAAGATGCCTTCTTGCACTACACGGATTTGGGACCAAAGCTCCCTTCCCTACAAAAATACACGAACGGCTCCATCAAAGGGTCGATCAACACGCACCGCCTGGAGAACTTTGCCTTCGCTCCCGAGATCATAAAGACCGGGAAGATCGATAAGGTATTGGGTAAGAAAGACGATATCCTCGTCCAGATCCTCAAAGAACCAATCTCCACCAAAGGCCCTCGCTTGAGCTGCGAGATTACCATCCCTGGCCGTTACCTCGTCATCTCTCCCTTTGCGGAAGTGATTGCGGTATCTAAAAAGATTGGTAGCGCAGAAGAACGCAAACGCCTGCACCTGCTGGTAGAAAGTATTCGCCCCAAAAATTTTGGGGTAATTGTGCGTACTGCCGCTGAAGGAAAGAAGGTCATCGACCTCCACGAAGAGATGTCGATGCTCATGGAAAAGTGGGAAGACATCCAGAAACAACTCAAAGGAGCTACCCCTCCAGTGAAGTTGCTCAGTGAGTTGGATAAAACCACTTCCATCCTCAGGGACCTACTGACGGATTCGTTTAACCGGATTGTGGTCAACGACAAGCAGCTTTACAACAATGTAAAGACCTTCCTCGGTGGTATTGCCCCCGACAAGGTGAAAATCGTACAACAGCACCGCAACTCCAAACCCATCTTTGATGTGTACGGAGTGACCAAGCAGATCAAATCTTCGTTTGGCAAAACCGCTACCATGAGTAGTGGAGCCTATATCGTGATTGAGCACACGGAAGCCATGCACGTCGTAGACGTGAACAGTGGTCACAAGATGCGCAATGCCAATCAGGGCGAAGCGGTACTGAAAGTCAACATGGAGGCCGCGGAAGAAATCGCCCGCCAGCTTCGTTTGCGGGATATTGGTGGTATCATCATCATCGATTTCATCGATATGCGCAATGCGGATCACCGCAAGGACTTGCTCCAGGCAATGCGCAAGCACATGAAGAAAGACCGGGCCCAGCACACCATCCTTGCGCTAAGCAAGTTTGGCTTGATGCAGATCACCCGTCAGCGCGTACGTCCGGAGGTGAATATCAGCACCTCAGAGGCTTGCCCAACCTGTAAAGGCACCGGCAAAGTCAATGCCACCATCCTGTTGGAAGACGAGGTGGAAAGAGACCTGAACTTCATCATGCAGTCGCGGCCAAAAGCCAAGCTGACGCTGGTAGCTCACCCCTTTGTGGTTGCTTACCTCAAGAAAGGATTCTTCAAGAGCATCCAATTCAAATGGTGGCGCGAACACCAACGCTGGATTAAAATCGTCGAAGACAAAGACTATGGTTTCAACACCTACAAGTTCTTCGATGTAAACGACGACGAAATTCGCCTGCAGCAATAA
- a CDS encoding IS1634 family transposase produces MLIKAEPVGDLPAISRLLQSTGLSQRVDKHYPTHHLWQGTSIGKTLEAFLVYILSENDHRLYNVEDWALGLERTLSWLLDEADFQAAYLSDDRLGSLLDYLSKDDERWMSFQRDHNQSLIRFYDLDNGTDQGPLDTVRIDSTTAQSHRETEGIFQLGHNATGLALPQVKLMLLAIDKANLPLALNVVAGQNSDDKLYVPALEQAWEQGLKSKGVLVVGDRKLCNQYNMCFIADSGNYYLGPLAQRQYSREELMQAREWIEQQQEPAERVMRQAAGSKDSQAIALVKELPAREIISADGTIHTQRLFGVCSLNLRKRQVAQLEQRCQTACQEVRLRFTRNRGRKTIKSVEEAERTINKILDKHKVAHLYSWKITLSQDPAEPCSVELTLDEQQNNIEQQLAGWRVMATNAPSDRLSACEVVLCYWEEYRIEQHFHLLLTKCTSLTPIFLKKENRIQAMLRILMLALQYYNLWQYTIRQTLKSEQNSYLTNLVPGNPGRKVERPTTSLVLSAFRSVQMIYIMTDDHKASVHLQGIEEHHLRLLKMMRLPTDIYRHPWEA; encoded by the coding sequence ATGCTGATCAAAGCAGAGCCTGTAGGCGATCTACCGGCGATTAGTCGCCTACTCCAATCGACCGGTTTGTCCCAGCGCGTGGACAAGCACTATCCTACTCATCATTTGTGGCAGGGAACCAGTATTGGCAAGACATTGGAGGCTTTTCTGGTCTATATTCTGAGCGAGAACGATCATCGACTGTACAACGTAGAAGACTGGGCTTTGGGCTTGGAGCGCACGTTGAGTTGGCTTTTGGATGAAGCTGATTTTCAGGCTGCTTATCTCAGTGATGACCGTTTGGGTAGTCTGCTGGACTACCTGTCTAAGGACGATGAGCGCTGGATGTCCTTTCAGCGCGATCATAACCAATCGCTAATTCGGTTTTACGATCTGGACAACGGTACTGATCAAGGTCCCCTTGATACGGTGCGTATCGACAGTACCACGGCTCAAAGTCATCGAGAAACAGAAGGCATTTTTCAGTTGGGGCATAATGCCACGGGTTTGGCCCTACCTCAGGTAAAATTGATGCTACTGGCTATAGACAAAGCCAACCTGCCACTGGCTCTGAACGTGGTAGCAGGGCAAAACAGTGACGACAAGCTTTACGTGCCAGCCTTGGAACAGGCCTGGGAACAAGGTCTCAAGTCCAAAGGAGTACTGGTAGTGGGAGACCGCAAGCTGTGTAATCAGTACAATATGTGTTTCATTGCTGACAGCGGCAACTACTACTTGGGCCCATTGGCTCAACGACAATACTCACGAGAGGAATTAATGCAAGCCCGTGAGTGGATTGAGCAACAACAAGAGCCCGCCGAACGCGTAATGCGTCAGGCGGCGGGAAGTAAGGATTCACAAGCCATCGCGCTGGTTAAAGAGCTGCCCGCACGTGAAATCATCTCCGCTGACGGCACGATTCACACCCAAAGGCTATTCGGGGTATGTAGCTTGAATCTACGCAAGCGCCAAGTTGCCCAACTAGAGCAACGCTGCCAGACCGCTTGCCAGGAGGTCAGACTGCGCTTCACGCGCAACCGAGGTCGTAAAACGATCAAGTCGGTAGAGGAAGCTGAACGAACCATCAACAAGATACTGGACAAGCACAAAGTCGCTCACCTATACAGCTGGAAGATCACACTATCTCAGGACCCGGCCGAACCTTGCAGTGTGGAACTTACACTGGACGAGCAGCAAAACAACATCGAACAGCAACTGGCCGGATGGCGCGTGATGGCCACTAACGCTCCTTCGGATAGACTCTCGGCTTGCGAGGTGGTACTTTGTTACTGGGAGGAGTATCGTATCGAGCAGCATTTTCATTTGCTGTTGACCAAATGCACCTCGCTTACGCCAATCTTCCTGAAAAAAGAAAATCGCATCCAAGCCATGTTGCGCATACTAATGCTGGCTCTACAGTACTATAATCTGTGGCAATACACCATCCGCCAAACACTGAAAAGCGAACAAAACAGCTATCTTACCAATCTGGTGCCCGGCAATCCCGGCCGCAAAGTTGAGCGACCTACCACATCGCTGGTCTTAAGCGCGTTCCGAAGCGTCCAGATGATCTACATAATGACTGATGATCACAAAGCCAGCGTACACTTGCAGGGCATCGAAGAACATCACCTGAGGTTGCTTAAGATGATGCGATTGCCAACAGATATTTATCGTCATCCATGGGAGGCGTGA
- a CDS encoding glycosyltransferase, whose translation MANTEHRLIAILDWGLGHASRCVPLVKAWQKKGARVTVASAGSALLLLKASLEGVDFVELPAYAVRYPTRSMSWNLGIQSPRLLGVMRKEHQILGKYAQQEKVDLIVSDGRFGCWSKRVKSIWLAHQLQIQHRRSWLAWMLNKGYHAFVRQHFAEVWVPDLEGEESLAGDLAQPITGLPHRYLGPLSRFADKPLEATNKMPYQWLALLSGPEPQRSYLEEELITCLKALDVPALLVRGVPGSTQPTSITAKLSIVDWLLGDQLAATIAQAEQLVCRSGYSTLLDAYHWQKPLLLVPTPGQTEQEYLARYWASRGWAELQKQGEVSL comes from the coding sequence ATGGCGAATACGGAGCACCGCTTAATTGCAATTTTAGACTGGGGCCTGGGCCACGCGAGCCGGTGTGTGCCTCTGGTGAAGGCTTGGCAGAAAAAAGGTGCACGGGTGACGGTGGCCTCCGCGGGGAGCGCTTTGCTGCTGCTGAAAGCATCCTTGGAGGGGGTAGATTTTGTTGAGCTGCCGGCCTACGCGGTGCGTTATCCCACCCGCTCGATGAGCTGGAACCTGGGGATACAAAGCCCCCGCCTCTTGGGAGTGATGAGGAAGGAGCACCAAATCTTAGGTAAGTATGCCCAGCAGGAAAAAGTAGATTTGATCGTGAGTGACGGCCGCTTTGGTTGCTGGAGCAAGCGCGTGAAGAGCATTTGGCTGGCCCACCAGTTGCAGATACAGCACCGACGATCTTGGCTGGCTTGGATGTTGAACAAGGGCTACCACGCTTTCGTTCGCCAGCATTTCGCGGAAGTATGGGTACCCGACCTGGAGGGGGAGGAAAGCCTGGCGGGGGACTTGGCACAGCCTATCACGGGGTTGCCGCATCGTTACCTGGGGCCCTTGTCCCGTTTTGCGGACAAGCCCTTGGAGGCCACAAATAAAATGCCTTACCAATGGTTGGCCCTCCTGTCGGGACCAGAACCCCAGCGGAGTTATCTCGAAGAAGAACTGATCACTTGCCTCAAAGCCCTGGATGTTCCCGCCCTGCTGGTGCGTGGTGTGCCGGGGAGTACTCAGCCTACTTCCATCACCGCCAAACTCTCCATTGTAGACTGGCTGCTGGGCGATCAGCTAGCGGCCACCATCGCCCAGGCCGAACAATTGGTCTGCCGGTCGGGCTACAGCACTCTGCTGGATGCTTACCATTGGCAAAAGCCGCTCTTACTGGTACCTACGCCGGGGCAAACCGAGCAGGAATACTTGGCCAGGTACTGGGCGAGTAGAGGCTGGGCGGAGCTTCAAAAGCAGGGGGAGGTGAGTCTGTAG
- a CDS encoding vanadium-dependent haloperoxidase, with amino-acid sequence MKNSSLYLLFFFAIVLMVFNGCKKDDDLVIQLDTSDYSSEVVLSWIELTLKLTKETPGYSPPVAARVYGYSGLALYESVRHGMPGYKSLEGQLNDFSIGTIPAIDQNVEYHWGAVANSTLALFLKNCFQTTSTANLALIDDLEEQYIQQFKTEASDEVIDRSIAYGELVGNAVLTFANSDGQAECYNSNFPSSYTVPVGDGLWEPTSAANPIPLQPYWGDVRPFMEINVDDLLPVPPPAYSTDVNSDFYLEAMEVYEAVNNLTTEQVVIAEFWSDDPGNTATPPGHSYSIMMQILSDEGADLALAAEVYAKLGMGVHDAFVSCWNAKYHYNLVRPITFIHDNIDNTWSIPLATPPFPEYTSGHSVQSGATAQILTDLFGENYAFVDRTHINRTDIDGSPRAFTSFYDFADEAAISRLYGGIHYRAAIDIGVEQGIAIGENIATLQFQ; translated from the coding sequence ATGAAAAATAGTAGTCTGTACCTTTTGTTCTTTTTTGCCATAGTGCTCATGGTTTTTAATGGCTGTAAAAAAGATGACGACCTTGTTATCCAGCTGGATACTTCCGATTATTCTTCGGAAGTGGTTTTATCATGGATCGAACTGACGCTGAAGCTGACCAAAGAAACGCCGGGTTATTCTCCTCCGGTTGCCGCTCGGGTATACGGATATTCAGGTTTAGCCCTTTATGAAAGCGTAAGGCACGGAATGCCGGGCTATAAATCATTGGAAGGACAACTCAATGATTTCAGTATAGGAACCATACCTGCTATTGACCAAAATGTAGAATATCACTGGGGAGCAGTAGCAAACAGCACCTTGGCCTTGTTTTTGAAAAATTGTTTTCAAACTACCTCAACGGCCAATTTGGCTTTGATCGATGATTTGGAAGAACAATATATCCAGCAGTTTAAAACAGAAGCTTCTGATGAAGTTATCGACCGTTCTATTGCTTACGGGGAATTGGTAGGTAACGCTGTTCTGACATTTGCCAACAGTGATGGTCAGGCAGAGTGCTATAATTCTAATTTTCCATCTTCTTATACTGTTCCGGTTGGTGACGGATTGTGGGAACCTACAAGTGCGGCCAATCCCATCCCATTACAACCCTACTGGGGTGATGTAAGACCTTTTATGGAGATAAATGTTGATGATCTACTTCCTGTACCACCACCAGCCTATTCGACGGATGTAAATTCTGATTTTTACCTGGAGGCCATGGAGGTATATGAGGCTGTTAATAATTTGACGACTGAACAAGTAGTAATAGCGGAATTTTGGAGCGATGACCCCGGCAATACGGCCACTCCTCCTGGGCATTCCTATTCCATCATGATGCAAATTCTTTCCGATGAAGGTGCTGATCTTGCGCTTGCCGCTGAAGTATATGCCAAACTGGGGATGGGGGTTCACGATGCTTTTGTATCGTGTTGGAACGCAAAATACCATTACAACCTGGTAAGACCAATCACTTTTATTCACGATAATATTGACAATACCTGGTCTATTCCTCTAGCCACTCCTCCTTTCCCCGAATACACTTCCGGGCATTCCGTTCAATCAGGAGCCACTGCCCAGATTTTGACGGATTTGTTTGGTGAAAATTATGCCTTTGTTGATAGAACCCATATCAACCGTACAGACATAGACGGCTCTCCTAGAGCCTTTACTTCTTTCTACGATTTTGCTGACGAAGCTGCCATTAGCCGCCTTTATGGAGGTATTCACTATCGTGCGGCCATTGACATAGGCGTAGAGCAGGGCATTGCAATTGGCGAAAACATCGCAACCTTGCAATTCCAGTAA
- a CDS encoding prolyl oligopeptidase family serine peptidase: protein MQQISFWQTWVVAGLLLAMPATVTAQEGELTLDDLFATPQLTGTSPSRPAWAPNSEHFAFSWSEPGNPERGLWVSTSDGQEVRLRSNTASASVRDMVWTDANTIISLRGNHLWQTSLSQGDDLQLMPVEAGASDLSLSPSGNQAAYLRDGDLWLADFPSKQNRQLTEIGIASLSSLPKGRYSRPEREIGPGIWSGPTYKWSPDGKTIAFHAVDRREMRKVPFPDYLAAETNPNEVRRGYPGDPNEMRRVGLLDVESGNIRYLDLPDPQANQVIDFNWSPGGALLVDIASDTAVERKLFVLAPGESQVREIWRGVRESRMYTSFGSTWHPDGQQVVFLSDMGDRYGLYTIDTSPSGDRPQLLTDPSYDVLSGPSVAGDALFYAGNGVNPYEQHVYRLKMSGGDPEQVTRLAGQNIGYPSPDGRHLVFMHSNDTSPPELYVVSSEGGDATRVTHSPLPAFTERTWTAAEYLSFPSLVDDYTLHARIMKPIDMQPGKKYPVLFGPVYSNTARNRWAGNYSLVQQLLARKGYVIVQVDSRGSNGYGRAFREEFLLGFADQDIEDYASAVAYMESLDYVDPDRMGIWGSSYGGTLSVYSLLMKPGLFQVGVAAAAAVDPAFFGTDDVAIVRRPQTHPEIFERKALHYAANLEDKLLFIHGIQDQVVPFKTTAVLAEELIKQGKDFDFAFAPGATHGWSREPNYNRYLFGKIIEYFDRHLAVPSE from the coding sequence ATGCAACAGATCTCTTTTTGGCAAACATGGGTAGTGGCAGGCTTACTGTTGGCGATGCCCGCAACCGTCACCGCACAGGAAGGGGAGCTCACGCTTGATGACCTGTTCGCAACGCCACAACTGACGGGAACAAGCCCGTCCCGGCCTGCGTGGGCACCAAACAGCGAGCACTTCGCCTTTTCCTGGAGTGAACCAGGAAATCCTGAGCGTGGCCTCTGGGTATCCACAAGTGATGGGCAGGAAGTGCGCCTCCGTTCCAATACGGCATCCGCGTCAGTGCGCGATATGGTTTGGACCGACGCGAACACAATTATTAGCCTGCGCGGCAACCACCTATGGCAGACATCGCTGAGCCAGGGAGACGACCTCCAGTTGATGCCCGTCGAGGCAGGTGCAAGTGACCTGTCGCTATCGCCAAGTGGCAACCAAGCGGCGTATCTACGGGACGGTGACCTCTGGCTGGCTGACTTCCCTTCCAAACAGAATCGCCAGCTCACCGAGATCGGCATCGCCAGTCTCTCGAGCTTACCGAAGGGGCGCTACAGCCGACCGGAACGCGAAATCGGTCCAGGCATCTGGAGCGGGCCGACGTACAAGTGGTCCCCGGATGGGAAGACCATCGCGTTTCACGCCGTTGACCGCCGCGAGATGCGAAAGGTGCCGTTCCCGGATTACCTCGCTGCCGAAACCAATCCCAACGAGGTACGAAGAGGCTACCCCGGCGATCCCAACGAGATGCGTAGAGTTGGCCTGCTCGATGTAGAGAGTGGTAACATTAGGTACCTCGATTTGCCAGATCCGCAGGCCAACCAGGTCATCGACTTCAACTGGTCACCGGGCGGTGCGCTGCTGGTTGATATCGCATCCGACACCGCGGTTGAACGTAAGTTGTTCGTCCTTGCACCCGGAGAAAGCCAAGTGCGCGAGATTTGGCGAGGGGTTCGAGAGAGCCGCATGTACACCTCGTTTGGATCTACCTGGCATCCGGATGGGCAGCAGGTCGTTTTCTTAAGCGATATGGGTGATCGCTACGGCCTTTACACGATTGATACCTCACCGTCTGGGGATCGTCCGCAGCTCCTGACCGATCCGTCCTACGATGTACTGTCCGGCCCAAGTGTTGCTGGTGATGCACTGTTTTATGCCGGCAACGGCGTTAATCCGTACGAACAACACGTGTATCGCCTGAAGATGTCTGGTGGCGATCCCGAGCAGGTGACGCGTCTTGCGGGCCAGAACATTGGCTACCCCTCACCGGATGGTCGGCACCTGGTGTTCATGCACAGCAACGACACCTCACCGCCCGAGCTTTACGTGGTGAGCAGCGAGGGTGGTGACGCTACGCGAGTAACCCACTCGCCCTTGCCCGCCTTCACGGAGCGAACCTGGACGGCTGCGGAATACCTTAGTTTCCCCAGTCTTGTAGATGACTACACGTTGCATGCCCGGATTATGAAACCTATCGACATGCAGCCCGGCAAGAAGTATCCAGTGCTGTTTGGGCCCGTGTATTCAAATACCGCGAGGAACCGCTGGGCCGGTAACTACAGCCTGGTACAGCAGCTGTTGGCCAGGAAGGGATACGTTATCGTGCAGGTGGATTCACGTGGCAGCAACGGTTATGGCCGGGCCTTCCGTGAAGAATTCCTGCTGGGCTTTGCCGACCAGGACATTGAGGATTATGCGAGTGCCGTTGCCTACATGGAGTCACTGGATTATGTCGATCCCGATCGCATGGGCATCTGGGGCAGCAGCTACGGTGGCACACTCTCCGTTTATTCGCTGTTGATGAAGCCGGGCTTATTCCAGGTGGGTGTTGCTGCAGCGGCGGCTGTTGACCCGGCGTTCTTTGGCACGGACGACGTCGCGATTGTTCGTCGCCCCCAGACTCACCCGGAGATCTTCGAAAGAAAAGCACTCCACTATGCAGCGAACCTGGAGGATAAACTCCTGTTCATCCACGGCATCCAGGACCAGGTGGTACCATTCAAGACGACGGCCGTGTTAGCGGAAGAACTGATTAAGCAGGGCAAGGACTTCGACTTTGCGTTTGCACCGGGTGCTACGCATGGATGGAGCCGTGAGCCGAATTACAATCGCTACCTGTTTGGCAAGATCATCGAATACTTTGACCGACACCTGGCCGTGCCGTCTGAGTAG